The Carboxydocella sporoproducens DSM 16521 DNA segment TACGGGCCAATACCGGTATTGGTGCAGAAGTGTAAAAGAAGCCCCGGCAAAATGCCGGGGCTTCATCTTAATCCCTTTGGATAATGATTTTTAATTAAATGTCCATCATCTTTACCCCAGCCTACTGGAAAACCATTTACTGTTATAGTTAGCCAGCCTTTATTGCCTGAAGCAGGTAGAGGATGGCCAGCAAAGTATTGGAATAATTGTTGATCATCAGGTCCAAATTCAACATTATTAATTGTTTTAATTAACGGCCAGGCTAGAGCGGCACTATGAGCAGGCTCAAACCGATTTTTCTTGAATGCTCCTAAAAGCAGTCCAGGACGCAAAATTTTAAGCCCATTAAAATCAGGGGGCTGTAAGGGGAGCCAGAAAAGATGCTGGTTTCTTTCAAAATAAAATCCTTCTGGGCAGCTATCCAAAAAATCTTTTGCGAATGCTTGCCACGTTTTCAAAGCTGAATTTGTTATATTAACATTAGCTCGTTGGATCTTTGAAGAGATACCCGTTTCTGTTTTTCTCAAAAGAGCAATGAAATGGCCTTCGCCTTCCAGTTTATGAGGCCACAATCTAGTGCATTTTTCCAGCTCGCGATTATTTAAGAGAAGCCATTCGGGATGTCCGCCATCAAAAACAGGTAAGGGATCTGGATGGGAAATTAGACTTAATTCGGGAAAATGAGTCAAAAGCCAGTCAATTACCCCTTCATTTTCAACAGGGTTAAAGGTGCAAGTTGAGTAAACCAGGGTACCTCCTGGTTTGAGCATTGTCACAGCGGCAGAGAGTATTTCTTTCTGGCGTTCAGCACAGAATTCCACCCCGCGCCAGGTCCACTGAGCTCGCAAACTAGGATTTTTGCGGAACATTCCTTCCCCTGAACAGGGAGCATCAACAACAATTTTATCAAAAACCTGAGGTAATTTTTGAGCTAGTTTGGCAGGTAGTTCGTTGCTGATTATACAGTTACCAACTCCCAGTCGTTCTATATTTTCTGCCAGCACTTTTAGTCTGGTTGCAGATGGTTCATTAGACCATAGCAATCCCTGACCGCCCAGGCGGGCAGCTATTTGAGTAGATTTTCCGCCAGGAGCAGCGCATAAATCCAGGATCCATTCACCAGGCCGGGGGTCTAAAGCACTTACAACGGCCATGGCACTTGGCTCCTGCAAATAATACAGGCCTGCCTGGTGATAGGGATGATTCCCGGCTTTCGCTGACCGGGATATATAATAACCTTCCTTACACCAGGGGACCGGTTCTTCTAAAAAGTGGAGCTCTTGCTTCAAAGTATGTGTTTGGATCTTTAATAGGTTTACCCTTAACCCTTTCCGGGCGGTTGTTGAGTAGGAGTTAAGAAAAGCGGTGAACTCATTGCCAAGCCAGGACTGCATTTTGGTTGTATACTCTTCAGGGAGAGGAGGGAATTGGTTCATTCATGTATCGCTCCTTTTTATCAAACAGGACAATTTAAGGCTAGCTGTCTAATTGCACGCTAAACGGTATTATCTACAGTCTAAATGGTTATATATGTTTACTAACGAATGTACTGACATCTGGACAGGTAAAAAAAACTCTTAGCGAAAAAAATAATGAAAATTCCATATTATCTAGCTATATTGTTGGTAAGAAGAGAGCGAAAGGATGAGGTCTATGAGCCAGTGGTGTAGAATTTGTGAAGAACCTCTAGAACGTCCTAAAGACCGTTCGATTTGTGACCGCTGTGAAAGTCAGGTTGATCGACAAGCCCGAAGTAGCTGGTCGCCATTAACTGCTGAAGTAGTTAGACAGAGACTACGTCAAAAAGGTTATCAAAGAGCTAGTAAAAAGTCAAATTCCAGTTAGAAAAAAGGCCGGAGCCTGGGGCTCCGGCTTAGTTTTTGAGGAGGGACAAGAGGGAGCGGTATAAAATGTAGAGGGTGGCGCCAACTCCTGCCAGGAACAGGAGTAGGGCAACAACTTTGGCCA contains these protein-coding regions:
- a CDS encoding RsmF rRNA methyltransferase first C-terminal domain-containing protein, whose amino-acid sequence is MNQFPPLPEEYTTKMQSWLGNEFTAFLNSYSTTARKGLRVNLLKIQTHTLKQELHFLEEPVPWCKEGYYISRSAKAGNHPYHQAGLYYLQEPSAMAVVSALDPRPGEWILDLCAAPGGKSTQIAARLGGQGLLWSNEPSATRLKVLAENIERLGVGNCIISNELPAKLAQKLPQVFDKIVVDAPCSGEGMFRKNPSLRAQWTWRGVEFCAERQKEILSAAVTMLKPGGTLVYSTCTFNPVENEGVIDWLLTHFPELSLISHPDPLPVFDGGHPEWLLLNNRELEKCTRLWPHKLEGEGHFIALLRKTETGISSKIQRANVNITNSALKTWQAFAKDFLDSCPEGFYFERNQHLFWLPLQPPDFNGLKILRPGLLLGAFKKNRFEPAHSAALAWPLIKTINNVEFGPDDQQLFQYFAGHPLPASGNKGWLTITVNGFPVGWGKDDGHLIKNHYPKGLR